The segment TTCCGCTTGATTAGGGGTAGTTTCTTGGATAATACGCGGATCGGTTTGAGCATTATCGATCATTAAGGCATCCCGTAATTCAACCACTTCTTGAAAAAGCGGATTATTGCGTAACGGCCAAATTTGTCCCTTAATCGAAGGAATACCCTCATTTAAAAATTCATGTTGAATCGTAGCCGTTGCATCGGTTTCTTTGCAGCGATAAACCAGACAACGACAAACCCCTAACCCTTCCCCTAATTTTTGGACAGCCAGTTGCAGAATTTCTTCGGAGTCTAGGGAACGTCGAATAGCCGTTGTTACCGAGTTAATCAGGCGTTCTTTATGTTCTTTTAGGGCGAGGGAACGGTTCGCCTTAAGGAGTTTATATTGACTCGCTTGGAGATAGTTAACGAGGCGTTGCACAAAGGGATCAGGATGTTTATTCGGAGAATCCCAGGTTAAATTCGTCGTTTCTGAGCTTTGAAGGGTTTCTGCTCCTTCGATTAATAAAGCCGAGGGTAAATATTGCTGACGAGCTTGGGTGATTTTATCCTTTAATTCGGGTCGATAGGAGAGAATCCGTTCTAATAACAGGTTAGCTGCTTGTTGACTCACCTGATAATCAAACGTCCAAATTCCCTCAAAACGACGGCTATTATCCATGCTAGAAGCCTGATTTGCGGGGTTTTTAGACGCTGTTCGTTCATGACAGATTAAACAACTCGCATAGTCATCGGCAATGACGACCAGGTGCCATTCTTGGGCTAAGCTGTCTGTGGGTTCAAAGGCAATGGTTTCGTAAATGTCCGAACTGTTTTTGAAATCGGTTTCCGGAGCAGCTAAAACATACACTTGATCAGTTTTTTGAGCAATGCGTTGATATCGTTGAGCTTCTTGACGATAAAACCGCTCCCGTTGAAAACTGGCAATCACCAAAGGATTATCCGATCCCGCCAGCACCTGATCTTCCATCGCATGGGACAAGGCGGTTAAGGAAGCCTTGAAGTACATTTGAGGCTGCCAATGGGGTACAATCTGTAAGAGTTGTGTTAAAACCGATGTTGAATTACTCATCGATGTTTTTAGGATCTCCTGGCACAATCGGTGTTTTCTTGTTAC is part of the Rippkaea orientalis PCC 8801 genome and harbors:
- a CDS encoding DICT sensory domain-containing protein is translated as MSNSTSVLTQLLQIVPHWQPQMYFKASLTALSHAMEDQVLAGSDNPLVIASFQRERFYRQEAQRYQRIAQKTDQVYVLAAPETDFKNSSDIYETIAFEPTDSLAQEWHLVVIADDYASCLICHERTASKNPANQASSMDNSRRFEGIWTFDYQVSQQAANLLLERILSYRPELKDKITQARQQYLPSALLIEGAETLQSSETTNLTWDSPNKHPDPFVQRLVNYLQASQYKLLKANRSLALKEHKERLINSVTTAIRRSLDSEEILQLAVQKLGEGLGVCRCLVYRCKETDATATIQHEFLNEGIPSIKGQIWPLRNNPLFQEVVELRDALMIDNAQTDPRIIQETTPNQAEKSLQILVTSCSILSWLLVPILYRGQLLGMLELHHCGPNPIAWKSEDVALVNAIATQIGVALIQAEAYANLQDLNEQLEALDRTRSNLVAITGHELRTPLSTIQVCLESLATEPDMSPELRQVMLNTALQDAERMRKLVQDFLTLSQLESGRVEWNPEPLDLAECVELSLSHVRSRNRDGNLPNIQNLVTSDLPLIQADGEWLVEVLAKLLDNACKFTSPQGKVTIEVSRSYPTRLEVTVADTGRGIEPNRLETVFDRFYQEEGALRRSAGGTGLGLAICRQIVKGWGGEIWAESEGKDHGSQFHFTVPIFLDTIGQKTPTPESSVKISRSKKSSKKAKN